One genomic window of Tatumella citrea includes the following:
- the gndA gene encoding NADP-dependent phosphogluconate dehydrogenase — MSKQQIGVVGMAVMGRNLALNIESRGYTVSIFNRSREKTDEVIAENPGKKLAPYYSVEEFVESLEKPRRILLMVQAGEATDKTIASLTPHLDKGDILIDGGNTFYKDTIRRNKELSDQGFNFIGTGVSGGEEGALKGPSIMPGGQKEAYELVAPILDKIAARAEGEPCVAYIGPNGAGHYVKMVHNGIEYGDMQLIAEAYSLLKGALNLSNEQLAETFSEWNTGELNSYLIDITKDIFTKKDEEGNYLVDVILDEAANKGTGKWTSQSSLDLGEPLSLITESVFARYLSSLKTQRVAASKVLSGPAAKTVAGDKADFVEKVRRALYLGKIVSYAQGFSQLRAASEQYEWDLHYGEIAKIFRAGCIIRAQFLQKITDAYAEDANIANLLLAPYFKNIADEYQQALRDVVAYAVQNGIPTPTFSAAIAYYDSYRSAVLPANLIQAQRDYFGAHTYKRIDKDGVFHTEWLD; from the coding sequence ATGTCCAAGCAACAGATCGGCGTAGTAGGTATGGCAGTTATGGGTCGTAACCTGGCTCTGAATATCGAAAGCCGCGGTTATACTGTGTCTATTTTTAACCGTTCACGTGAAAAAACTGATGAAGTGATTGCTGAAAATCCGGGCAAAAAACTCGCACCTTACTACAGTGTCGAAGAGTTTGTTGAGTCCCTGGAAAAGCCACGCCGTATCCTGTTAATGGTACAGGCCGGTGAAGCAACTGATAAGACTATCGCTTCTCTGACTCCTCATCTGGATAAAGGCGATATTCTTATTGATGGCGGTAACACCTTCTATAAAGATACCATTCGTCGTAATAAAGAACTTTCTGATCAGGGCTTTAACTTCATTGGTACCGGTGTTTCCGGCGGTGAAGAAGGTGCTCTGAAAGGTCCTTCAATCATGCCAGGTGGCCAGAAAGAAGCTTATGAGCTGGTAGCACCAATTCTTGATAAAATTGCTGCACGTGCCGAAGGTGAGCCTTGTGTGGCTTATATCGGTCCAAACGGTGCCGGTCACTATGTTAAAATGGTGCACAACGGTATCGAATATGGCGATATGCAGCTGATTGCTGAAGCTTATTCTCTGCTGAAAGGCGCTTTAAACCTGAGCAACGAACAGTTGGCTGAAACTTTCAGTGAGTGGAACACTGGCGAGCTGAACAGCTATCTGATCGACATCACCAAAGATATCTTCACTAAGAAAGACGAAGAGGGTAACTACCTGGTTGATGTGATTCTTGATGAAGCAGCAAACAAAGGTACCGGTAAATGGACCAGCCAGAGTTCTCTGGACCTGGGTGAACCATTATCACTGATCACCGAGTCTGTATTTGCCCGTTACCTGTCCTCACTGAAAACTCAGCGTGTTGCAGCCTCTAAAGTGCTGTCTGGTCCGGCTGCGAAAACTGTTGCTGGTGACAAAGCTGATTTCGTTGAAAAAGTACGTCGTGCACTGTACCTGGGTAAAATCGTTTCTTACGCGCAGGGCTTCTCTCAGTTGCGTGCTGCTTCAGAACAGTATGAGTGGGATCTGCATTATGGTGAGATTGCGAAAATCTTCCGTGCGGGTTGTATTATCCGTGCTCAGTTCCTGCAGAAAATTACCGATGCTTATGCAGAAGATGCAAACATCGCTAACCTGCTGTTAGCACCGTACTTCAAGAATATCGCTGATGAATACCAGCAGGCACTGCGTGACGTGGTTGCCTATGCTGTACAGAATGGTATTCCTACTCCGACATTCTCAGCTGCGATTGCTTACTATGACAGCTACCGTTCAGCCGTGCTGCCTGCCAACCTGATCCAGGCTCAGCGTGACTACTTTGGTGCGCATACTTATAAGCGTATCGATAAAGACGGTGTGTTCCACACTGAGTGGTTAGATTAA
- a CDS encoding glycosyltransferase family 4 protein, protein MRILHVYKTYYPDSYGGIEQVIYQLCHGCVQRGIESEVFTFSQLTSAGRRMWDDHPVIYNKTGLEIASTPFSLQALAEFNKIKNDYDIINYHFPFPFMDVMHLTGRPDAKTVVTYHSDIIKQKNLLRLYLPVQNQFLKSVDSIIASSPNYLATSAILQRFKDKTSVIPFGLKPARISANRERREYWRQKIGGPFFLFVGAFRYYKGLNILLEAAARRGLPVVIAGGGPMKEGLEQQASALNASSIFFAGMVNDEDKNILYELCYGVVFPSHLRSEAFGVSLLEGAQFGRPLISCEIGTGTSFINIHQETGLVIAPEDSKVLAEAMQTLWDNPELARQYGENAGKRFAENFTSTKMIDHYIDHYQRLLGNPSDNVV, encoded by the coding sequence TTGAGAATTTTACATGTTTATAAAACCTACTACCCGGACTCATATGGTGGCATTGAACAGGTGATTTATCAGCTTTGTCACGGATGCGTGCAAAGAGGTATTGAATCAGAGGTGTTCACCTTTAGCCAACTGACTTCTGCTGGTCGGAGAATGTGGGATGATCATCCGGTTATTTATAATAAAACCGGATTAGAAATTGCTTCGACGCCGTTTTCTTTGCAGGCGCTTGCTGAATTTAACAAAATCAAAAATGATTACGATATTATAAATTATCATTTTCCTTTTCCGTTTATGGATGTCATGCATCTGACTGGCCGGCCCGATGCAAAAACGGTTGTTACCTATCACTCTGATATCATTAAACAAAAGAATTTACTGCGGCTTTATCTGCCGGTTCAGAACCAGTTTTTGAAAAGCGTGGATAGTATTATTGCTTCATCTCCCAATTATCTGGCAACCAGTGCAATATTGCAGCGGTTCAAAGATAAAACCAGCGTTATTCCCTTTGGCTTAAAACCGGCGCGAATTTCTGCAAACAGGGAGCGTCGGGAATACTGGCGTCAGAAAATTGGCGGCCCGTTTTTTCTGTTTGTCGGGGCATTCCGCTACTATAAAGGCCTGAATATTCTACTGGAAGCCGCCGCCAGAAGGGGGTTGCCAGTGGTAATTGCAGGAGGTGGTCCCATGAAAGAGGGCCTGGAACAACAGGCCAGCGCGTTAAATGCCAGCAGTATTTTCTTTGCCGGGATGGTTAACGATGAAGATAAAAACATTCTTTATGAGTTGTGTTACGGCGTTGTATTCCCGTCACATCTGCGATCTGAAGCCTTTGGTGTCAGCCTGCTGGAAGGCGCTCAGTTCGGTCGTCCGTTGATTTCCTGTGAAATAGGAACAGGAACGTCCTTTATTAACATCCATCAGGAAACCGGACTGGTTATTGCACCGGAAGACAGTAAAGTGCTGGCAGAAGCGATGCAGACCTTATGGGATAATCCTGAACTGGCCAGGCAATATGGCGAAAATGCCGGCAAACGGTTTGCAGAGAATTTTACTTCGACAAAGATGATTGATCATTATATCGACCACTATCAGCGGTTACTCGGCAATCCATCAGACAATGTTGTTTAG
- a CDS encoding glycosyltransferase family 4 protein: MKIIFSTESIKYPLTGIGRYAWELATRLRRSPRIESIRYFHGTRFISDLPEISPRQDNKSSRHRPLVAWARSNPLAIEAYRYLHPRRQARALRNTEDDVYHGPNFYLPHNIGRSVATFHDISIFTCPEFHPKDRVRFMEKSLNDSLKSASLLLTVSDFSRDEIIKTCGYPGDRIIVTPLACNQDYYPRSEAECQPVLTKYQLRWRRYGLYIGTMEPRKNIKGILQAYERLPAELRKQYPMIFSGYRGWEDTDVWQLVDKGTREGWIHYLGYVPEQDLPFLYSAAATFIYPSFYEGFGLPVLEAMSCGTPVVTSSTTSLPEVVGNAALMADPQDVVMLSQLIQRSFMDTEWREEAISAGLARARTFSWQRCTEQTIDAYQLL; the protein is encoded by the coding sequence ATGAAAATAATATTCTCTACAGAATCGATAAAATACCCGCTGACAGGCATCGGTCGTTATGCCTGGGAGCTGGCAACACGTTTGCGACGCTCGCCCAGGATTGAGAGCATACGCTATTTTCATGGCACTCGTTTTATCAGTGATTTGCCTGAAATCTCCCCAAGGCAGGACAATAAATCGTCTCGTCACCGGCCGCTGGTGGCATGGGCACGTAGTAATCCGCTGGCCATTGAAGCCTACCGGTACCTGCATCCAAGGAGACAGGCGAGGGCGCTGCGCAATACTGAAGATGACGTCTATCATGGCCCCAACTTTTATCTGCCGCATAACATCGGGCGAAGCGTTGCGACTTTCCATGACATTTCTATTTTCACCTGTCCGGAGTTTCATCCTAAAGACCGGGTGAGATTTATGGAGAAGTCTCTGAATGACAGCCTGAAGTCTGCCAGCTTATTACTGACAGTCTCGGATTTCTCTCGTGATGAAATTATCAAAACCTGTGGCTATCCGGGTGACAGAATCATTGTGACACCTCTGGCCTGCAATCAGGACTATTACCCCCGTTCCGAAGCGGAGTGTCAGCCGGTATTAACTAAATATCAGTTACGCTGGCGGCGCTATGGTTTGTATATCGGGACGATGGAACCACGAAAGAATATCAAAGGGATTTTACAGGCCTACGAGCGTTTACCGGCAGAACTCCGTAAACAGTATCCGATGATTTTCAGTGGTTACCGGGGCTGGGAAGATACTGATGTCTGGCAACTGGTAGATAAAGGAACCCGCGAAGGATGGATTCATTATTTAGGCTATGTTCCGGAACAGGATTTACCGTTTCTTTATTCAGCCGCAGCAACGTTTATTTATCCCTCTTTCTATGAAGGTTTTGGCTTGCCGGTGTTGGAGGCGATGTCTTGTGGTACTCCGGTCGTAACTTCCTCGACGACTTCACTACCAGAAGTGGTCGGTAACGCTGCGCTGATGGCCGACCCACAGGATGTGGTGATGTTAAGTCAGCTTATCCAACGTAGTTTTATGGATACAGAATGGCGGGAAGAGGCTATCAGTGCCGGTTTGGCCCGCGCCAGGACTTTTTCCTGGCAACGCTGTACTGAACAGACTATCGATGCTTATCAGTTGCTCTGA
- a CDS encoding glycosyltransferase family 4 protein: MHILIDVQGYQSESKFRGIGRSTLAMSRAIIKNAGDHRVSILINGMYPVDSINSVRQAYLDILPEEEMFVFSAATPTAYCNIDNHPRGKAAEAARDIAIANISPDIVYVISFFEGHGDNYTVSVPDDAVPWKTVCVCHDLIPLLNKERYLGDPNFREFYMGKLEAYQRSDAIFAISESAANEIVEYTAIPREKIVNISSAVGEEFSVNHYSEADIAELKNKFGLPDKYILTLAMIEPRKNVEALIHAYSQLPKDLQQQYPLVLAYKVSPEDLERILVLAESYGLSRSQMIFTGFLSDKDLIALYNLCTLFVFPSLHEGFGLPPLEAMRCGAATLCSNATSLPEVVGWNEAMFDPRNTEEICRVMQRALTDKTFFAELKQHAVTQAAKFSWDNTARRALEGFSRLTDVSHPQPLTYEAVADNRFHTLQQTAGLSEADYLVLAWAVAGNNFKNHQRKLLVDISVLAKHDAKTGIQRVSRSILNELLRAGVEGYNVSAVYYTPGECYRYANHYLDTHFGGSRGEDTPVLFTKGDILLATDLTAHLFPEINAQIDKIRKAGASACFVVHDILPLRRPEWSIEGVQREFPVWLSSLVAHADRLICVSASVADDVRLWVTENAEWLKPNLLLRISNFHLGADIESSVPSLGMPADSGELLGKMAEQPSFMMVGTLEPRKGHAQVLAAFESLWSEGKNYNLFIVGKQGWNVEELSERMRRHPRLGKQLFWLHDISDEFLSELYHHSSALIFASLGEGFGLPLIEAAQQKLPVIIRDIPVFREIAGEHACYFSGESAAELKQALEMWLIAFEKGEHPKSENMHWLTWKQSAEFLLENLPLVRQESS, encoded by the coding sequence TTGCATATTTTGATCGACGTACAGGGATATCAGTCGGAAAGTAAATTCCGCGGAATTGGCCGCAGTACCCTGGCAATGAGTCGTGCCATTATTAAAAATGCCGGTGATCACCGCGTCAGCATTCTGATCAATGGTATGTATCCGGTGGACAGTATTAATAGCGTCAGACAGGCGTATCTGGATATCCTGCCAGAAGAAGAGATGTTTGTTTTTTCTGCAGCAACACCTACGGCCTACTGTAATATTGATAATCATCCCCGTGGGAAGGCTGCTGAAGCAGCAAGAGATATCGCGATAGCCAATATCTCGCCTGACATTGTCTATGTGATCAGTTTCTTTGAAGGGCACGGTGATAACTATACCGTGTCGGTTCCTGACGATGCGGTACCCTGGAAAACAGTCTGCGTCTGCCATGATCTGATCCCGCTGCTGAATAAAGAGCGTTATCTTGGCGATCCCAATTTCCGGGAATTCTATATGGGCAAGCTGGAGGCCTATCAGCGCTCTGATGCTATTTTTGCCATTTCAGAATCTGCAGCTAACGAAATTGTTGAATATACTGCGATTCCGCGGGAAAAAATCGTCAATATATCTTCAGCAGTTGGGGAAGAATTCTCCGTCAATCATTATTCAGAGGCCGATATTGCCGAACTGAAAAATAAATTCGGCCTGCCGGACAAATACATTCTTACCCTGGCTATGATTGAGCCGCGTAAGAATGTTGAAGCTTTGATCCACGCCTACAGTCAGTTGCCTAAAGATCTGCAGCAACAGTATCCTCTGGTTCTGGCGTATAAAGTCAGCCCTGAAGATCTTGAACGAATTCTGGTGTTGGCAGAGAGTTATGGTTTATCGCGATCACAGATGATCTTTACCGGCTTCCTTAGCGATAAAGACCTGATTGCTCTTTATAACCTGTGCACCCTGTTTGTTTTTCCCTCATTACATGAAGGTTTTGGCCTCCCGCCACTGGAAGCGATGCGTTGCGGTGCCGCAACTCTGTGCTCGAACGCTACCAGTCTGCCTGAAGTGGTCGGCTGGAATGAAGCCATGTTCGATCCACGTAATACGGAAGAAATTTGTCGTGTAATGCAACGGGCTCTGACCGATAAAACATTTTTCGCTGAGCTGAAACAACATGCAGTGACTCAGGCAGCAAAATTTTCCTGGGACAATACTGCCAGACGAGCGCTGGAAGGTTTTTCACGACTGACGGATGTTTCACATCCACAGCCTCTGACTTACGAAGCTGTTGCTGATAACCGCTTTCACACCTTGCAACAAACCGCAGGGCTTTCAGAAGCAGATTATCTGGTTCTGGCCTGGGCAGTGGCAGGCAATAATTTCAAAAACCATCAACGTAAACTGCTGGTTGATATCTCTGTACTGGCGAAACACGATGCTAAAACAGGAATCCAGCGGGTGTCCCGTAGCATTCTGAATGAGTTACTCAGGGCCGGAGTGGAAGGTTATAACGTAAGCGCGGTCTATTACACGCCCGGAGAATGCTATCGCTACGCCAACCATTACCTGGACACACATTTTGGCGGCAGCCGCGGCGAGGATACCCCGGTACTTTTCACCAAAGGCGATATCCTGCTGGCGACCGATTTAACCGCACATCTGTTCCCTGAAATTAACGCACAGATTGACAAAATACGTAAAGCCGGAGCCTCGGCCTGTTTTGTGGTGCATGACATTCTGCCACTCAGACGACCTGAATGGAGTATTGAAGGCGTTCAACGGGAGTTTCCGGTCTGGTTATCTTCGCTGGTTGCCCATGCTGACCGGTTGATTTGCGTATCGGCCAGTGTGGCAGATGATGTCCGGTTGTGGGTCACCGAGAATGCGGAATGGCTGAAGCCGAATCTGTTACTCAGAATCAGCAATTTCCACCTTGGCGCAGATATTGAATCCAGCGTACCCAGCCTTGGAATGCCCGCAGATTCCGGGGAGTTGCTTGGCAAAATGGCGGAGCAGCCCTCATTTATGATGGTCGGAACTCTTGAACCACGTAAAGGTCATGCCCAGGTACTGGCCGCCTTTGAATCTCTGTGGTCTGAGGGAAAAAATTATAATTTGTTTATCGTAGGTAAGCAGGGCTGGAATGTTGAGGAGTTGAGTGAACGGATGCGTCGTCACCCCCGTCTGGGTAAACAACTTTTCTGGTTGCATGATATCAGTGATGAGTTTCTCTCAGAACTCTATCATCACTCCAGTGCATTGATCTTCGCATCACTGGGGGAAGGTTTTGGTTTGCCATTGATTGAAGCGGCACAACAGAAACTCCCTGTCATTATCCGCGACATTCCGGTTTTCCGCGAGATAGCCGGGGAACATGCCTGTTATTTTTCAGGAGAGTCGGCTGCTGAGTTAAAGCAGGCACTGGAAATGTGGCTGATTGCGTTTGAGAAAGGGGAACACCCCAAATCAGAGAATATGCACTGGCTGACATGGAAGCAAAGTGCCGAATTTTTGCTCGAAAATCTGCCGCTTGTCCGCCAGGAAAGCTCCTGA
- a CDS encoding methyltransferase domain-containing protein — translation MNKNIEQLVSELPEIYQTIFGHSQWNSDAARDCNERLGLIKQHYDQLSAALGRPLRVLDLGCAQGFFSLSLAGFGATVKGIDFQQQNIDLCQALAAENPEFDISFETGRVEDIVSGLEKDQFDLVIGLSVFHHIVHLHGIQQVKAWLSHLADCTQIVILELALQEEPLYWGVSQPADPRELIDSCAFFYRTGSFNTHLSDIYRPMYLVSNHWIMLPDFCRQFSDWSDQPYRGAGLAHKKSRRYYSGDDFICKLFAHGSAENELTIDERERNSKEIADEAAFLSQPPAGFPVPELLAHGHDDDTSWLVMEKLPGRLLSDLLADGQPVDAEKLLSDVLEQLANLEKEHLYHDDIRTWNILMDEHGQARLIDFGSISSVRKDCSWPDNLFQSFFIFVNEIFGLDGNFQGFWRSAPAHPFRLSSPWSGWLYAFWQHPVDQWSYQLLKQLFDRKHTLPAPDNSLTATDLWVTAQETVLLEMQTKIRHLTEQNTEQQQLRLTRLEAAFDDLTLQHNQLAEQTLAMQHAAEATVEPVVVEVPEDVADLLQQLEQTRRELSRYQQENQQLQQEIEKIHRSRSWKLTRPYRYAGLQVILLKQYGVKQRCRHLAKRVLRLAIRFFRRHPALKQQVVKLLYKTGLYHKAFKLYQRMNPLHQANIQSESQSLSETEKQIANPDLLPSEVNDLFLRLTKRK, via the coding sequence ATGAATAAAAATATTGAACAATTGGTATCTGAGCTTCCCGAAATTTATCAGACAATTTTTGGGCATTCGCAATGGAATTCTGATGCCGCCCGTGACTGCAATGAACGTCTGGGGCTTATTAAGCAGCACTACGATCAATTATCCGCAGCATTAGGCAGACCATTGCGGGTACTGGACTTAGGATGTGCCCAGGGCTTTTTCAGCTTAAGTCTGGCAGGGTTCGGTGCAACGGTAAAAGGGATTGATTTTCAACAGCAAAATATCGATTTATGTCAGGCGCTGGCCGCGGAAAATCCGGAATTTGATATCAGTTTCGAGACCGGCAGGGTTGAAGATATTGTCAGTGGCCTGGAAAAAGATCAGTTCGATCTGGTGATTGGTTTAAGTGTGTTCCACCACATTGTTCATCTTCACGGCATTCAGCAGGTCAAAGCATGGTTATCTCATCTGGCAGACTGCACGCAGATTGTGATTCTCGAACTGGCACTGCAAGAGGAACCGCTTTACTGGGGTGTTTCCCAGCCAGCCGATCCCCGGGAACTCATCGATAGCTGTGCTTTCTTTTATCGGACAGGCAGTTTTAACACTCACTTATCTGATATTTACCGTCCAATGTACCTGGTCAGCAATCACTGGATCATGTTGCCTGATTTCTGCCGGCAATTCAGTGACTGGTCTGATCAACCCTATCGTGGGGCGGGCCTGGCTCATAAAAAGAGCCGTCGTTATTATTCCGGTGACGATTTTATTTGCAAGCTGTTTGCTCATGGTTCGGCAGAAAATGAATTAACTATTGATGAGCGTGAGCGCAACAGTAAAGAGATTGCCGATGAAGCGGCTTTCCTTTCACAGCCTCCTGCAGGATTCCCGGTTCCTGAGTTGCTGGCTCATGGCCATGATGACGACACCAGCTGGTTGGTGATGGAGAAATTACCAGGCCGCCTGCTCAGTGACCTGCTGGCTGACGGACAGCCGGTGGATGCTGAAAAACTACTTTCAGATGTATTAGAACAGTTGGCTAATCTGGAAAAAGAGCACCTGTATCATGATGATATCAGGACCTGGAATATTCTGATGGACGAGCACGGTCAGGCCAGATTAATTGATTTTGGCTCAATAAGTTCTGTCCGTAAGGATTGCAGTTGGCCGGACAATTTGTTCCAGTCATTTTTTATATTTGTGAATGAAATTTTCGGTCTGGACGGTAATTTTCAGGGCTTCTGGCGTTCAGCGCCGGCACATCCATTCCGGTTAAGTTCCCCCTGGTCTGGCTGGTTGTACGCCTTCTGGCAACATCCGGTGGATCAATGGTCTTATCAACTGCTGAAGCAGCTGTTTGACCGCAAACACACTCTGCCTGCTCCTGACAACAGCCTGACAGCCACGGATTTATGGGTCACTGCTCAGGAAACAGTACTGCTGGAAATGCAGACCAAAATCAGGCATTTGACGGAACAGAATACAGAACAGCAGCAACTGCGTTTAACCCGGCTCGAAGCGGCATTTGATGATTTAACTTTGCAGCATAATCAGCTGGCGGAGCAAACCCTGGCAATGCAGCACGCTGCAGAAGCGACCGTTGAACCGGTAGTTGTTGAGGTCCCCGAAGATGTCGCGGATTTATTACAGCAACTTGAGCAAACCCGACGAGAACTGAGCCGTTACCAGCAGGAAAATCAGCAGTTGCAGCAGGAGATTGAGAAAATTCATCGCAGTCGCTCCTGGAAACTGACGCGTCCTTATCGTTATGCAGGACTGCAGGTGATTTTGTTAAAACAATACGGTGTGAAACAGCGTTGCAGACATCTGGCAAAAAGAGTGCTCAGGCTGGCGATTCGTTTTTTCAGGCGCCATCCGGCTCTCAAACAACAGGTAGTCAAACTGCTGTATAAAACCGGCTTGTATCACAAAGCCTTTAAGCTTTATCAGCGCATGAATCCGTTGCATCAGGCCAATATCCAGTCTGAATCGCAAAGCCTGTCAGAAACAGAAAAGCAGATTGCAAACCCCGATTTGTTGCCATCGGAAGTTAATGATCTTTTTCTCAGGTTAACAAAAAGAAAATAA
- a CDS encoding ABC transporter ATP-binding protein produces the protein MTIRVQNVGKAYKYYSSKWNRVLEKLLPGSKARHEKKWVLNDISFTIQPGEAVGVVGVNGAGKSTLLKLLTGTTQPTRGSIETDGRVAALLELGMGFHPDFTGRQNVHMSGLMMGLSREEIDRLMPEIEAFADIGDYIEQPVRIYSSGMQMRLAFAVATASRPDILIVDEALSVGDSRFQAKCYARIAQFKQQGTTLLLVSHSAGDIVKHCDRAIFLKNGNIHLDGTARDVTNHYLDELFGKNETSQLPVEQPSGKTDSVLSLSDARDIYHTRPGYRPEEYRWGQGGAKIIDYNIVSQQQNYPSSLTGNEKVDFQIKVLFEYDFDSVVPGILLKTLEGLFLYGTNSFLASEGRENIVVSRGDIRVFQFSFPMNLNSGDYLLSFGISAGRPETELTPLDRRYDSVILHVAKNMDFWGVVDLKSGFKSYQ, from the coding sequence ATGACTATCAGAGTTCAGAATGTCGGCAAGGCATACAAATACTATTCGTCAAAATGGAACCGTGTACTGGAAAAGTTATTACCTGGTAGCAAAGCCCGGCATGAAAAAAAATGGGTGTTGAATGACATCAGTTTTACCATTCAGCCGGGGGAAGCGGTAGGTGTGGTTGGGGTTAACGGAGCCGGTAAAAGCACCTTACTGAAATTGCTCACGGGTACTACCCAACCGACCCGTGGTTCGATAGAAACCGATGGCCGTGTGGCAGCACTTCTCGAACTTGGGATGGGGTTCCATCCGGATTTCACCGGACGGCAGAACGTTCATATGTCCGGTTTGATGATGGGCCTGAGCCGTGAAGAGATCGATCGGCTGATGCCAGAGATCGAAGCTTTTGCGGATATTGGTGATTACATTGAACAACCGGTACGCATCTATTCAAGCGGGATGCAAATGCGGCTGGCCTTTGCTGTGGCTACCGCTTCGCGCCCTGACATTCTGATTGTTGATGAGGCTTTGTCGGTTGGTGATTCCCGTTTTCAGGCAAAATGCTATGCCAGAATTGCGCAGTTTAAACAGCAGGGCACCACGCTGTTACTGGTCTCACACAGTGCCGGCGATATTGTAAAGCACTGCGATCGCGCTATTTTTCTGAAAAATGGCAATATTCATCTGGACGGAACAGCCCGGGATGTCACCAACCATTATCTGGATGAATTATTTGGTAAAAATGAGACATCACAGTTGCCGGTTGAGCAGCCATCCGGAAAGACAGACAGTGTTCTGTCGTTGTCCGATGCCCGGGATATCTACCATACCCGGCCTGGCTACCGGCCGGAAGAGTATCGCTGGGGGCAGGGTGGCGCCAAAATTATTGACTATAATATTGTCAGTCAGCAGCAAAATTACCCCTCCTCCCTGACAGGTAATGAGAAGGTCGATTTTCAGATAAAAGTCTTGTTTGAATATGACTTCGATTCTGTGGTTCCCGGCATTCTGCTGAAGACTCTGGAAGGCTTGTTCCTTTATGGAACCAACTCCTTTCTGGCGTCAGAAGGCCGGGAAAATATTGTGGTATCCCGTGGGGATATCAGAGTTTTTCAGTTTAGCTTCCCGATGAATTTAAACAGTGGTGACTATCTGCTGTCGTTTGGCATTTCTGCTGGCAGGCCCGAGACTGAACTCACGCCTCTTGATCGTCGCTATGACTCCGTGATTTTACATGTTGCAAAAAACATGGATTTTTGGGGTGTGGTCGATCTTAAATCCGGCTTTAAAAGTTACCAATGA
- a CDS encoding ABC transporter permease codes for MLAAIYRYRGFITDSVKRDFQSRYQTSFLGAAWLILQPVAMIAVYTLIFSELMRARLSGMDTPFAYSIYLCSGVLTWGLFTETLNNLVNLFLTNANILKKLSFPRICLPIIITISAFINFLIIFGLFTLFLIVTKNFPGWVFFAIIPVLLIQTIFTVGLGIILGVLNVFVRDVGQFVNILLQFWFWFTPIVYIAKTLPEWVTHLLVWNPMATIIGAYQKIMLYHQSPDWVSLLPVTLIALVLFFFAWRLFKKHSADIVDEI; via the coding sequence ATGCTGGCTGCCATATATCGCTATCGCGGCTTTATTACTGACAGCGTGAAACGGGATTTCCAGTCCCGTTATCAGACCAGCTTCCTCGGCGCAGCCTGGCTGATTCTTCAGCCGGTCGCCATGATAGCGGTTTATACTCTGATTTTTTCAGAGTTGATGCGGGCCCGGTTATCAGGAATGGATACTCCGTTTGCTTACAGTATCTATCTCTGTTCGGGAGTACTGACCTGGGGGCTGTTTACAGAAACACTGAATAACCTGGTCAATCTGTTCCTGACAAATGCCAATATCCTGAAAAAACTCAGCTTTCCGAGAATCTGTCTGCCAATTATTATTACCATTTCAGCATTTATCAATTTTTTGATTATTTTCGGGTTGTTTACTTTATTCCTGATTGTGACCAAAAACTTTCCGGGATGGGTGTTCTTCGCCATTATCCCTGTGCTGTTAATTCAGACGATTTTTACGGTGGGGCTAGGGATTATTCTCGGGGTGCTGAACGTATTTGTCCGTGATGTCGGGCAATTCGTGAACATCCTGCTGCAATTCTGGTTCTGGTTTACCCCTATCGTCTATATTGCTAAAACTCTCCCTGAATGGGTTACCCATTTACTGGTGTGGAATCCGATGGCAACCATCATCGGTGCATATCAGAAAATCATGCTTTATCACCAGTCACCTGACTGGGTTTCCTTACTGCCCGTTACACTGATTGCACTGGTACTGTTTTTCTTTGCATGGCGCCTGTTTAAAAAGCATTCTGCCGATATTGTAGACGAGATTTGA